Proteins encoded together in one Lutra lutra chromosome 4, mLutLut1.2, whole genome shotgun sequence window:
- the FSBP gene encoding fibrinogen silencer-binding protein — MVGKARSSNFTLSEKLDLLKLVKPYVKILEEHTNKHSVIVEKNRCWDIIAVNYNAIGVDRPPRTAQGLRTLYKRLKEYAKQELLQQKETQSDFKGNISEPTKKVMEMIPQISSFCLVRDRNHIQSANLDEEAQAGTSSLQVMLDHHPVAITVEVKQEEDIKPPPPLVLSSQQSDILEQREDHELVHVMERSLSPSLSSVDMRMTSSPSSIPRRDDFFRHERGEHFRSQLGYDPQILQMLKEEHQIILENQKNFGLYVQEKRDGLKRRQQLEEELLRAKIEVEKLKAVRLRHDLPEYNSL, encoded by the exons ATGGTAGGAAAGGCTAGATCTTCCAATTTTACCTTATCTGAAAAGCTTGATTTGCTAAAGCTTGTGAAGCCATATGTTAAAATTCTCGAAGAACACACTAATAAACATTCAGTAATAGTGGAAAAGAATAGATGTTGGGATATCATAGCTGTAAACTATAATGCAATTGGAGTAGATCGCCCTCCTCGAACAGCCCAGGGCCTACGCACCCTTTACAAAAGGCTCAAAGAATATGCCAAACAGGAGCTATTGCAGCAAAAAGAGACCCAATCAGATTTTAAAGGCAATATTTCTGAGCCAACCAAGAAAGTTATGGAGATGATTCCCCAGATTTCCAGTTTTTGCCTGGTAAGAGACAGGAACCACATACAAAg TGCAAACTTGGATGAGGAAGCACAGGCTGGTACGAGTTCACTACAGGTAATGTTGGATCACCATCCAGTTGCTATTACAGTGGAGGTGAAGCAAGAAGAAGACATTAAGCCCCCTCCTCCACTGGTTTTAAGTTCTCAACAGAGTGATATTTTAGAACAAAGAGAAGACCATGAATTAGTACATGTTATGGAGAGATCTTTGTCGCCGTCACTTTCCTCTGTTGATATGAGAATGACATCGTCTCCATCTTCTATCCCAAGGAGAGATGATTTTTTTCGGCATGAGCGTGGAGAACACTTTAGGTCACAATTAGGGTATGATCCTCAGATTCTGCAAATGCTGAAAGAGGAGCATcagataattttagaaaatcaaaaaaattttggATTGTATGTTCAGGAGAAGAGGGATGGATTGAAAAGAAGGCAGCAGCTAGAGGAAGAGCTGCTAAGAGCAAAAATTGAAGTGGAGAAGCTGAAAGCAGTTCGCTTACGGCATGATCTGCCTGAATATAATAgtctctaa